The Dehalococcoidia bacterium genome contains a region encoding:
- the thrS gene encoding threonine--tRNA ligase, whose amino-acid sequence MDQNEKMERIRHSASHVMAEVVQSLFPDAKFGIGPVIENGFYYDFDLPRTLTPEDLPVIEAAMTEIIAQDLSFTQEEVSKQEARGIFAQQPYKLELIDEIPDERLSIYRQGSFTDLCRGPHVSSTGEITAFKLLSIAGAYWHGDEKRPMLQRIYGIAFETNDELTNHLEKLAEAEKRDHRKLGQELDLFSFHQEAGPGLVHWHPKGATVRRLIEDFWIAEHLKRGYDIVYSPHIAKLDLWKTSGHWELYREHLYSPMDVEGQEYLIKPMNCPAHILMYKTRLRSYRDLPIRWAELGTVYRYERSGVLHGLTRVRGFTQDDAHIFCRPDQLEDEVVGVLEFAIFMMRTFGFQEYEVLLATRPERYAGTVELWQEATDTLERSLKRLALHYTVDPGEGVFYGPKIDIRLRDALGRTWQGPTTQVDFNLPQRFDVNYVDIDGLAHPVVMVHRTVLGSLERFFGCLIEQYGGAFPVWLAPVQAVVIPISERHLDYAHQVTAKLQADGLRTQVDVRSDRMNLKIRQAQLQKIPYMLIVGDKELASDGVSVRLRSGEDLGRKTLDEFKRIASEAIFQRTS is encoded by the coding sequence CCCCGCACCCTCACCCCAGAGGACCTTCCGGTAATCGAAGCGGCAATGACTGAGATTATAGCCCAGGATCTCTCATTCACCCAAGAGGAGGTATCTAAGCAGGAGGCGAGAGGCATCTTCGCCCAGCAGCCCTACAAGCTAGAGCTCATCGATGAAATCCCCGATGAAAGGTTGAGCATCTACCGCCAGGGCTCCTTTACCGACCTTTGCCGCGGGCCTCATGTTAGCTCCACAGGGGAGATAACAGCCTTCAAGCTCCTCAGCATCGCCGGTGCATACTGGCATGGCGATGAGAAGCGCCCGATGCTCCAGCGAATCTATGGTATCGCCTTCGAGACCAATGATGAACTAACAAATCATCTGGAAAAGCTTGCCGAGGCGGAAAAGCGTGACCATCGAAAGCTGGGTCAGGAGCTCGATCTCTTCAGCTTTCACCAGGAAGCGGGACCGGGCCTGGTGCACTGGCACCCCAAGGGAGCTACGGTACGCCGTCTCATCGAGGATTTCTGGATCGCTGAGCACCTCAAACGGGGATATGATATCGTTTACAGCCCCCACATTGCCAAGCTCGACCTCTGGAAGACGAGCGGGCACTGGGAGCTGTACCGGGAGCATCTATACTCACCAATGGATGTTGAGGGACAGGAATACCTGATCAAACCGATGAACTGCCCAGCCCATATTCTGATGTATAAAACAAGGCTCAGAAGTTACCGCGATCTTCCCATAAGGTGGGCGGAGCTGGGCACAGTCTATCGTTATGAGCGTTCCGGTGTGCTTCATGGGCTAACCAGGGTTCGGGGCTTCACCCAGGACGACGCCCACATTTTCTGCCGCCCCGATCAGCTTGAGGATGAGGTAGTGGGTGTTTTGGAATTCGCCATTTTTATGATGCGCACCTTCGGATTTCAGGAATATGAGGTGCTGCTCGCAACCCGGCCCGAACGATACGCCGGCACCGTCGAGCTATGGCAGGAGGCAACCGATACCTTGGAGCGGTCACTGAAACGACTGGCGCTGCACTACACAGTAGACCCTGGGGAGGGGGTATTCTACGGACCCAAAATCGATATCCGCCTCCGGGATGCCCTGGGAAGGACCTGGCAGGGTCCCACCACGCAGGTCGATTTCAACCTGCCCCAGCGCTTCGATGTTAACTATGTTGACATTGACGGCTTGGCACACCCTGTGGTAATGGTACACCGAACCGTTCTTGGAAGCCTAGAACGGTTCTTCGGTTGCCTCATCGAGCAATATGGGGGCGCTTTTCCCGTCTGGCTGGCGCCGGTTCAGGCGGTGGTGATCCCCATATCCGAACGCCATCTGGACTACGCACATCAGGTAACCGCGAAACTCCAGGCCGATGGGCTTCGTACCCAGGTGGATGTCCGCTCTGACAGGATGAACCTGAAAATCCGACAGGCGCAGCTCCAGAAAATACCTTACATGTTGATTGTAGGCGATAAGGAGCTTGCAAGTGACGGGGTCTCGGTCAGGCTGAGAAGCGGCGAGGACCTGGGAAGAAAAACTCTGGACGAGTTCAAGCGGATAGCCAGTGAAGCCATCTTTCAGAGAACCTCTTGA